The Bosea sp. AS-1 region AGTCACGCATAAGCGTCGTCTTTCGGCGCTTGGCCCGGGTGGTCTGACCCGCGAACGCGCCGGCTTCGAGGTGCGCGACGTGCACCCGACGCATTACGGCCGCATCTGCCCGATCGAGACGCCGGAAGGCCCGAATATCGGCCTGATCAACTCGCTCGCGACCTTCGCGCGGGTGAACAAGTACGGCTTCATCGAGAGCCCGTATCGCCGCATCCGCGACGGCAAGGTCACGGACGAGGTGATCTATCTCTCGGCGATGGAAGAGGCGAAGTACAACGTCGCCCAGGCGAACGCCGCCGTCGACAAGGAAGGCCGCCTGACCGACGACCTGATCGTCTGCCGCCGCGCGGGTGAAGTCATCGTCACGCCGGTCGACAAGGTCGACTTCCAGGACGTGTCGCCGAAGCAACTCGTTTCGGTCGCCGCGGCGCTGATCCCGTTCCTTGAGAACGACGACGCGAACCGCGCGCTGATGGGCTCGAACATGCAGCGCCAGGCGGTGCCGCTGGTTCGCGCCGACGCGCCCTTCGTCGGCACCGGCATGGAAGCGGTCGTCGCCCGTGACTCGGGCGCCGCGATCGCGGCCCGCCGCGCCGGCATCGTCGACCAGGTCGACGCGACCCGTATCGTCATCCGTGCCTCGGGCGAAACCGACCCGACCAAGCCGGGCGTCGACATCTACCGGCTGCAGAAGTTCCAGCGCTCGAACCAGTCGACCTGCATCACGCAGCGTCCGCTGGTCCGCGTCGGCGACGTCGTCAAGAAGGGCGACATCGTCGCCGACGGTCCGTCGACGGAGTTCGGCGAGCTCGCGCTCGGCCGCAACGTGCTCGTCGCGTTCATGCCGTGGAACGGCTACAACTTCGAGGACTCGATCCTTCTCTCCGAGAAGATCGTCTCCGAGGACGTCTTCACCTCGATCCATATCGAGGAGTTCGAGGTCATGGCCCGCGACACCAAGCTGGGCCCTGAGGAAATCACGCGCGACATTCCAAACGTCTCGGAAGAGGCGCTGAAGAACCTCGACGAAGCCGGCATCGTCTATATCGGCGCGGAAGTGGCGGCGGGCGACATCCTCGTCGGCAAGATCACGCCGAAGGGTGAGAGCCCGATGACGCCTGAAGAGAAGCTGCTGCGCGCCATCTTCGGCGAGAAGGCTTCGGACGTTCGCGACACCTCGCTGCGCGTTCCCCCGGGCGTGCAGGGCACGATCGTCGAGGTCCGCGTGTTCAACCGCCATGGCGTGGACAAGGACGAGCGCGCCCAGGCGATCGAGCGCGAGGAGATCGAGCGTCTCGCCAAGGACCGTGACGACGAGCAGGCGATCCTGGACCGCAACACCTTCGCGCGTCTGGCCGAGATCCTGACCGGCAAGACCGGCCTCGCCGGACCGAAGGGCTTCAAGAAGGACACGGTCATCACCCGCGAGGTGATGAGCGAGTTCCCGCGCTCGCAGTGGTGGCTGTTCGCGACTGCCGAAGACTCGCTGATGACCGAGATCGAGGCGATGCGGAAGCAGTACGACGAGTCGAAGAAGCGCCTTGAGCAGCGCTTCCTCGACAAGGTCGAGAAGCTGCAGCGCGGCGACGAGCTGCCTCCGGGCGTGATGAAGATGGTCAAGGTCTTCGTCGCGGTGAAGCGCAAGATCCAGCCGGGCGACAAGATGGCCGGCCGTCACGGCAACAAGGGCGTGGTCTCGCGCATCGTGCCGGTGGAGGACATGCCGTTCCTCGAGGACGGTACCCATGCCGACATCGTGCTGAACCCGCTCGGCGTGCCCTCGCGCATGAACGTCGGACAGATCCTGGAGACCCATCTGGGCTGGGCGGCTGCTGGCCTCGGCAAGCAGATCTCGAAGGCTCTCGACGCCTACAAGAAGACCAACGACTTCAAGGCGCTGAAGGCCGAGTTCGATGCCGTCTACGAGGATAATGAGATCATTGCCTCGATGGACGAGAACGAGCTCGTCGAGATGGGCCAGAACCTGCGCCGCGGCGTTCCCGTCGCGACCCCGGTGTTCAACGGCGCCAAGGAGGCCGATATCGAGCGGCTCCTGGAGCAGGCCGGCCTGCATAGCTCGGGTCAGTCGACCCTCTATGACGGCCGCACGGGTGAGCCTTTCGACCGCAAGGTGACGATGGGCTACATCTACATGCTCAAGCTGCACCACCTGGTCGACGACAAGATCCACGCCCGTTCGATCGGCCCGTACTCGCTCGTCACCCAGCAGCCGCTGGGCGGCAAGGCACAGTTCGGTGGCCAGCGCTTCGGCGAAATGGAGGTCTGGGCGCTCGAAGCCTACGGCGCCGCCTACACCCTGCAGGAGATGCTGACGGTGAAGTCGGACGATGTCGCGGGCCGCACCAAGGTCTACGAGTCGATCGTGCGCGGCGAGGACAACTTCGAGGCCGGCATCCCCGAGAGCTTCAACGTTCTCGTCAAGGAGATGCGCTCGCTCGGCCTCAACGTCGAGCTCGTCAACAACAAGGTGAAGCCGGGCGAGTTGCCGCCGGCCGAGGCGGCCGAGTGAGCCGCTAGACAAGCCTTGGACATTCGCCGGCGGCACTGACGCCGCCGGCAGACGGAATTTACGAGCCGGGCAGGGCGGCCTTTGCCCCCGCCGGCTAGAGGAGACAGGCGATGAAGCAAGAGGTCATGAACCTTTTCGGCCAGCAGCCGGTCCAGCAGGCCTTCGACGCGATCAAGATCTCGATCGCGAGCCCGGAGAAGATCCTGTCCTGGTCCTATGGCGAGATCAAAAAGCCGGAGACCATCAACTACCGCACGTTCAAGCCGGAGCGTGACGGCCTGTTCTGCGCGCGCATCTTCGGGCCGATCAAGGACTACGAGTGCCTGTGCGGCAAGTACAAGCGCATGAAGTTCAAGGGCGTCATCTGCGAGAAGTGCGGCGTCGAAGTCACGCTCGCCCGCGTCCGGCGCGAGCGCATGGGCCATATCGAGCTCGCCGCCCCGGTGGCGCATATCTGGTTCCTGAAGTCGCTGCCCTCGCGCATCGGCCTCCTGATGGATATGCCGCTCAAGGACCTCGAGCGCATTCTCTACTTCGAAAGCTACGTCGTCATCGAGCCGGGCCTGACCCCGCTCAAGGACCGTCAGCTTCTGTCGGAGGAGGAGTACGTCCGGGCTCAGGAAGAGTACGGCGCGGACACCTTCACCGCCATGATCGGCGCGGAAGCCATCCGCGAGATGCTGCGCGCGCTCGACCTCGACCAGATCAACGCCGATCTCAAGCATGAGATCGCGACGACGACGTCTGAGCTGAAGCCCAAGAAGCTGATGAAGCGCCTCAAGATCATCGAGGCGTTCCAGGAGTCGGGCAACAAGCCGGAATGGATGGTGATGACCCAGATCCCGGTCATCCCGCCGGATCTGCGCCCGCTCGTTCCGCTCGATGGCGGCCGTTTCGCGACCTCGGATCTGAACGACCTCTATCGTCGCGTCATCAACCGCAACAACCGCCTGAAGCGCCTCATCGAGCTGCGCGCGCCGGACATCATCATCCGCAACGAGAAGCGGATGCTGCAGGAGTCCGTCGACGCCCTGTTCGACAACGGCCGCCGCGGCCGCGTCATCACGGGTGCCAACAAGCGCCCGCTGAAGTCGCTCGCCGACATGCTGAAGGGCAAGCAGGGCCGCTTCCGCCAGAACCTGCTCGGCAAGCGCGTCGACTACTCCGGCCGCTCGGTCATCGTCGTCGGCCCGGAGATGAAGCTGCACCAGTGCGGCCTGCCGAAGAAGATGGCGCTCGAGCTGTTCAAGCCGTTCATCTATGCGCGCCTCGACGCCAAGGGCTACTCGACCACGGTCAAGCAGGCCAAGAAGCTCGTCGAGAAGGAGAAGCCTGAGGTCTGGGATATCCTGGACGAGGTCATCCGCGAGCATCCGGTGATGCTCAACCGCGCGCCGACGCTCCACCGCCTCGGCATCCAGGCCTTCGAGCCCGTGCTGATCGAAGGCAAGGCGATCCAGCTGCATCCGCTGGTCTGCGCCGCCTTCAACGCGGACTTCGACGGCGACCAGATGGCCGTGCACGTCCCGCTGTCGCTCGAAGCGCAGCTGGAAGCGCGCGTGCTGATGATGTCGACCAACAACATCCTGCACCCGGCGAACGGCCAGCCGATCATCGTGCCGTCGCAAGACATCGTGCTCGGCCTCTACTACCTCTCGATCGTCTCGGACGGCGAGCCGGGCCAGGGCAAGATCTTCGGCGATTTCGGCGAGCTCGAATATGCGCTGCACGAGAAGGTCGTGACGCTGCATTCGAAGATCAAATATCGCTGGACCGGCGTCGGCCATGACGGCAAGCCGTACACGAAGATCTACGACACCACGCCGGGCCGCGTGATCCTCTCCACCGCGCTGCCGGAGCACCCGGCCGTGTCCTTCGACGTCGTCAACAAGCTGATGACCAAGAAGGAGATCTCCGGAATGATCGACGCCGTGTATCGCGGCTGCGGTCAGAAGGAGTCGGTGATCTTCTGCGACCGCGTCATGGGGCTGGGCTTCAAGCACGCCTTCAAGGCCGGCATCTCCTTCGGCAAGGACGACATGGTCGTGCCGGAGAACAAGTGGCAGATTGTCGACACGACCCGCGCGCTCGCCAAGGATTACGAGCAGCAGTATCAGGACGGCCTGATCACCCAGGGCGAGAAGTACAACAAGGTCGTCGATGCCTGGGCGAAGTGCTCCGACAAGCTCGCCCAGGAGATGATGGCCCGCATCTCGACCGTCCAGAAGGACGACAACGGCCGCGACAAGCAGATCAACTCGATCTACATGATGTCGCACTCGGGCGCCCGTGGTTCGCCGGCGCAGATGCGCCAGCTCGCCGCCATGCGCGGCCTGATGGCCAAGCCGTCGGGTGAGATCATCGAGAGCCCGATCATCTCGAACTTCAAGGAAGGCCTCGACGTTCTCGAGTACTTCAACTCGACCCACGGCGCCCGTAAGGGCCTCGCCGATACGGCGTTGAAGACGGCCAACTCCGGCTATCTGACCCGTCGTCTCGTCGACGTGGCGCAGGACGCGATCATCTCCGAGGTGGATTGCGGCTCGGATAACGGCATCAAGATGCGCGCCATCGTCGATGCCGGCCAGGTCGTGGCTTCGCTTGGCGTGCGCATCCTGGGTCGTTCCGCGGCTGAGGACGTGACCGACATCGACGGCAACGTCCTGGTGCCGAAGGGCACGATGATCGAGGAGAGCCATATCGAGAAGATCAACGCCGCCGGCGTCCAGGAGGTGAAGATCCGCTCGGTTCTCACCTGCGAGACCAAGAACGGCGTCTGCGCGACCTGCTACGGGCGCGATCTCGCTCGCGGCACGCCCGTCAACATGGGCGAGGCCGTCGGCGTCATCGCGGCGCAGTCGATCGGCGAGCCGGGCACGCAGCTCACCATGCGCACCTTCCACATCGGCGGCGCGGCCACGATCGCGGACCAGTCCTTCGTCGAGTCGAACTTCGAAGGCACGGTCAAGATGCGCAACCGCAACGTCGCGCGGAACTCGGACGGCGACCTCATCGCCATGGCGCGCAACATCGCCATCGTGATCGTCGGGCCGGACGGCGCCGAGCGCGCGGTCCATCGCGTCCAGTTCGGCTCGAAGCTGCGGGTCGACGAGGGCGACAAGGTCAA contains the following coding sequences:
- the rpoB gene encoding DNA-directed RNA polymerase subunit beta produces the protein MVNSLQGRRRVRKFFGKLKEVAEMPNLIEVQKASYDQFLMVDEPKGGRPDEGLQSVFKSVFPIGDFSGASLLEFVKYTFEPPKYDVDECRQRGMTFSAPLKVTLRLIVFDIDPDTQAKSVKDIKEQDVYMGDMPLMTDNGTFIVNGTERVIVSQMHRSPGVFFDHDKGKTHSSGKLLFAARIIPYRGSWLDIEFDAKDIVHARIDRKRKIPVTSLLFALGMDGEEILNRFYNHITYTKDAKGWRVPYDAERMKGFKATEDLIDADTGEVVVEAGKKLVARTARQLAEKGLKFLRAQDEDLYGQYIAEDLVNPATGEIFAEAGEEISEKLLKQLTDDGFDEIPVLDIDHITVGPYIRNTLNVDKNSRREEALFDIYRVMRPGEPPTLETAENMFQSLFFDPERYDLSAVGRVKMNMRLDLDAEDTVRILRKEDIFAVVKALVDLRDGKGEIDDIDHLGNRRVRSVGELMENQYRLGLLRMERAIKERMSSVDIDTVMPQDLINAKPAAAAVREFFGSSQLSQFMDQTNPLSEVTHKRRLSALGPGGLTRERAGFEVRDVHPTHYGRICPIETPEGPNIGLINSLATFARVNKYGFIESPYRRIRDGKVTDEVIYLSAMEEAKYNVAQANAAVDKEGRLTDDLIVCRRAGEVIVTPVDKVDFQDVSPKQLVSVAAALIPFLENDDANRALMGSNMQRQAVPLVRADAPFVGTGMEAVVARDSGAAIAARRAGIVDQVDATRIVIRASGETDPTKPGVDIYRLQKFQRSNQSTCITQRPLVRVGDVVKKGDIVADGPSTEFGELALGRNVLVAFMPWNGYNFEDSILLSEKIVSEDVFTSIHIEEFEVMARDTKLGPEEITRDIPNVSEEALKNLDEAGIVYIGAEVAAGDILVGKITPKGESPMTPEEKLLRAIFGEKASDVRDTSLRVPPGVQGTIVEVRVFNRHGVDKDERAQAIEREEIERLAKDRDDEQAILDRNTFARLAEILTGKTGLAGPKGFKKDTVITREVMSEFPRSQWWLFATAEDSLMTEIEAMRKQYDESKKRLEQRFLDKVEKLQRGDELPPGVMKMVKVFVAVKRKIQPGDKMAGRHGNKGVVSRIVPVEDMPFLEDGTHADIVLNPLGVPSRMNVGQILETHLGWAAAGLGKQISKALDAYKKTNDFKALKAEFDAVYEDNEIIASMDENELVEMGQNLRRGVPVATPVFNGAKEADIERLLEQAGLHSSGQSTLYDGRTGEPFDRKVTMGYIYMLKLHHLVDDKIHARSIGPYSLVTQQPLGGKAQFGGQRFGEMEVWALEAYGAAYTLQEMLTVKSDDVAGRTKVYESIVRGEDNFEAGIPESFNVLVKEMRSLGLNVELVNNKVKPGELPPAEAAE
- the rpoC gene encoding DNA-directed RNA polymerase subunit beta'; protein product: MKQEVMNLFGQQPVQQAFDAIKISIASPEKILSWSYGEIKKPETINYRTFKPERDGLFCARIFGPIKDYECLCGKYKRMKFKGVICEKCGVEVTLARVRRERMGHIELAAPVAHIWFLKSLPSRIGLLMDMPLKDLERILYFESYVVIEPGLTPLKDRQLLSEEEYVRAQEEYGADTFTAMIGAEAIREMLRALDLDQINADLKHEIATTTSELKPKKLMKRLKIIEAFQESGNKPEWMVMTQIPVIPPDLRPLVPLDGGRFATSDLNDLYRRVINRNNRLKRLIELRAPDIIIRNEKRMLQESVDALFDNGRRGRVITGANKRPLKSLADMLKGKQGRFRQNLLGKRVDYSGRSVIVVGPEMKLHQCGLPKKMALELFKPFIYARLDAKGYSTTVKQAKKLVEKEKPEVWDILDEVIREHPVMLNRAPTLHRLGIQAFEPVLIEGKAIQLHPLVCAAFNADFDGDQMAVHVPLSLEAQLEARVLMMSTNNILHPANGQPIIVPSQDIVLGLYYLSIVSDGEPGQGKIFGDFGELEYALHEKVVTLHSKIKYRWTGVGHDGKPYTKIYDTTPGRVILSTALPEHPAVSFDVVNKLMTKKEISGMIDAVYRGCGQKESVIFCDRVMGLGFKHAFKAGISFGKDDMVVPENKWQIVDTTRALAKDYEQQYQDGLITQGEKYNKVVDAWAKCSDKLAQEMMARISTVQKDDNGRDKQINSIYMMSHSGARGSPAQMRQLAAMRGLMAKPSGEIIESPIISNFKEGLDVLEYFNSTHGARKGLADTALKTANSGYLTRRLVDVAQDAIISEVDCGSDNGIKMRAIVDAGQVVASLGVRILGRSAAEDVTDIDGNVLVPKGTMIEESHIEKINAAGVQEVKIRSVLTCETKNGVCATCYGRDLARGTPVNMGEAVGVIAAQSIGEPGTQLTMRTFHIGGAATIADQSFVESNFEGTVKMRNRNVARNSDGDLIAMARNIAIVIVGPDGAERAVHRVQFGSKLRVDEGDKVKRGQRLIEWDPYSRPILAEVDGKVGFEDLVDGMSMTETTDEATGISKRVVIDWRGSARTADLKPAMTIMGADGKIAKLARGGDARYILPVDGIISVEPGSTVKAGDVLARVSTDSAKTRDITGGLPRVAELFEARRPKDAAIIAEKSGVIGFGKDYKNKRRVTLTPHDGSDVVEYLIPKGKHIHLQDGDVVEVGDYILDGNPAPHDILAIKGVEELAAYLVNEIQEVYRLQGVGINDKHIEVIVRQMLQKVEITESGDTDILTGDQVDRVELEEINAKMREEGKKPASGVPVLLGITKASLQTRSFISAASFQETTRVLTEAAVNGKSDLLEGLKENVIVGSLIPAGTGAQVARIKQVATRRDDLIIGQKADAAAKAAAEAAAVLPAAE